CGCCAGCTTCACGACACCCGAGTTCGTGGACAAGCGTTTCGTATGGGTGGGGAACAGAACCTACGTATCTTAAAACCAAAAAATATGCGGATGACATCACGGATATGGCTACTCCTGCCCCTTGCCGCCGCGGCCTGCCAGCAGGCGCCGAAAGCGGACAAAGCCGCCGTTTCGGAGCCACAGGCGGTTATGACACCCTCTGACGGGCATACGCTCCGGCTCGACACGGCCGCCTGCACGCTGATTTGGATCGGCACCAAACCTACCGGCGAGCATAAAGGATCTTTCCAGTTTCAGGGCGGGGAGATATTCGTGAATGACAGTACCGTTACCGGCGGCAATTTTACCATCAACATCACCAGCCTCCGCAACCTAGACCTCCATGCCCAGCCGGATATGAAACGGCAGCTGGAAGACGAGCTTAAAGGCGGCAACTTCTTCGACGCGGGGCAATATCCCACGGCGAAGTTCGAAGTAACGGAAGTGACGCCCTATCATCCCGCGGCTACGGACAATTCGGTATTGCTGAAAGACGCGACCCACATGATCCGGGGCAATCTGACTATGAAAAACGCTACGAAGAACATCACTTTCCCCGCCAAAATTGTGATGGAGAACGGGAAAGTGAGGGCCGCGGCCAATTTCAACATTGACCGCACGCAATGGGGCATGACCTACCGGGCCGATAAGTCGTTGCAGGACAAGTTGATTAATTCCGTCGTCAACATTCAGTTTGAATTGATTACCCGATGATAAGAAGGCCCGGTGAATTCCGGGCCTTTCTATTACGCGGATTTTTCGGTAAATTGGAAGTACCTCAAAAGTTTTCTCTATGGAAAATCAGCAACAACGGGACAATCGTCTCTGGCGCATCGCCAAAGCCCGCGCAGCCTTCCGCACCCATTTATCGGCATACCTTATTGTCAACGGGTTCCTATGGGCCATCTGGTACCTGACTTCCGACAAGGGGAACGATACGCCGTGGCCTGTCTGGCCGATGTTGGGCTGGGGTCTTGCCCTGGCATTCAATTACTACTTTGCATTTGAATCCGATCCTTTCCGCGACACGATGCGTGAGTACGACAAACTGCAGCAGGAGAAGCAGCAGCGCGGTCTCTGATCTAAAATTCCATCATGCACCAACCCATTCGCCTTTTCGATGTGCTTGCGCACCAGCTGGAACATTTTCCCAAGCCAGACATGCTGGCCGCGCGGGAGGAAGGCGTATGGAAAACATACGCTACGGCTGAGGTAGCTGCGCTTACGGCGCGGTTTGCCGCGGGATTCCTGGAGATGGGCGTTGGCGGCGAGCCGCCGGGTCTGGAGGAGCAACACAAGATCGCCATCATCAGCGCCAACCGGCCGGAGTGGATTTTTACCGATCTGGCCTGCCAGCAGGCGGGCGCCGTGCTTGTTCCTATCTATCCCACCATCAGCGCGGCGGAGCTCACATTCATCCTCAATGATTCCGGCGCGCGGCTCCTGTTTGTGGACGATGCGGAGATGTATGATAAGGTGAAGGTCCTCCGCCACGAAGTTCCCCTTCTTTCCGAAATATTCTCCTTCGACCGCATCCCGGGCGTCCGCCACTGGATGGACGTTCCAGCCGCTGCCACGCCCGCATCGGAAACACGGCTCACCGACGTCCGCGGCACCATTACCCCCGATACGCTGGCCACGATTATTTACACATCCGGTACTACGGGCACGCCCAAGGGCGTGATGCTCACGCATGGCAACATCATGAGCAACGTAGAGGGCTGTCTGCCGATATTACCGGTGGATGAGCACAGCCGGGCGCTGAGCTTTCTGCCGCTCAACCATATTTTCGAGCGGATGGTGACGTATGTGTATTTCACGGCGGGGGTATCCGTTTACTACGCCGAAAGCCTGGAAACCATCGCAGATAATCTCCGCGAGGTGCAGCCGGGTATTTTCACTACCGTGCCGCGGGTTTTGGAAAAGCTGTTCGAGAAAATAATGGCGCGGGGGCACGCGCTCTCCGGTTTCCAGCGGGCGATCTTCTTTTGGGCATTGCGGGTGGGTTCACAATACGAGATTAACAAACCGCTATCGCCCTGGTACCGGCTGGAGCTGACGCTGGCCAACCGGCTTGTTTTTAATAAATGGCGCGAAGCGCTGGGCGGGAAGATCCGCTGTATCGTGACTGGCGCGGCCGCCTGCCAGATCCGGTTACTGAAGCTCTTCACCGCCGCGGGGCTCCCGGTGCTGGAAGGGTATGGGTTAACGGAAACCTCGCCCGTGATCAGCGTTAACGGCAAAGCGCCACGCGACAGGATGTTCGGGACCGTGGGGCCGGTGATTGCCAACGTGGAAGTGAAGCTGGCGGATGATGGGGAAATCCTCGTCCGGGGGCCGAGCGTAACATCCGGCTATTACAAACGGCCCGACCTCACCGCAGAGGCATTCCGGGACGGATGGTTCCACACAGGCGACATCGGCGTGATGCTGTTCCAAAAATACCTGAAGATCACCGACCGCAAAAAGGAGTTATTCAAGACCTCGGGCGGCAAATTCGTGGCGCCGCAACCCATTGAGAACAAGTTCCGGGAATCACCCTTCATAGAGCAGATCATGGTGGTGGGGGCCGACAGGAAGTACACCAGCGCATTGATTGTCCCCAATTTTGAAAATTTGCGCGCATGGGCGAGAGACCAAGGGGTGGATTACCCTTCCAATGAAACGGGACTGAAAGACCCGAAGGTGAAGGCCCTGTACCGGGAGGCCGTGAACCGTTACAACCAGTATTTCAATCACATAGAGCAGATCAAGAAATTTGAGCTGATGCCCCGCGAATGGACGATCGACGGCGGCGAGATGACACCCACCCTGAAACTGAAGCGCCGCGTCATCCAGGAAAAGTACCGGGATTCAATAGAACGGCTCTACGCCTGATTTTTTTAAGGAAATTTGCCAAAATCGTTTATTTTTGCCCTCCCGCTGGCTGAAAAGCCAGGCTGGCCCGGTAGTTCAATGGATAGAATAGAAGTTTCCTAAACTTTAGATACAAGTTCGATTCTTGTCCGGGCTACTACACAGGAGAAATGATTAAAACAATCACTTCTCCTGTTTTTGTTTTGGGTGATCCATTTATTATTTGAAATATATAGTTTACAATTGTGTACATACGGGAGGTTCGGTACCTGTTGTCCGCGTAACGTCTGGAACACATTGATCGGCAGGAAATACGCTGGAAATTTACTATGTCTAGCACACATTAGCATTCATGTAGAACCGTCAAAATATAATGGAATACATAAAGAAAAAGCCTCACAATGACTTAAATCCATTCATCCATTTCTATTGGGAATTAAAAGGAAATAAAGTTGAAAGACAGTGGGAACGAGTTTTTCCGGACGGTTGCGCAGGCGTATTAATAAATTTAGGAAATACCTGCGTGACCGACAACGGTTCATTTTCTTTGGATTTCGGGAAAACTTATGTGGTGGGTGCGATGAATTCATTTAAAGACAGCTTTATCAATGATGATACGCATCTATTGGGAGTATGTTTAAAACCTGCAACTTTTGCAAATTTTTATGCTTATGCCTCGCAAAATGAATTGACAAACGATACAATTGAGTTTGAAAAATCCAATTCATTCAATATCGATAAAATCTTTGACAGCCCGTTTGACTATCTTAACCAATTTTTTTCGACAGATTGAAAGCAAAGAATATTCCATTGCAATCCGTAATTAACGATATACATGCTACAAACGGACAGATAAACATTCAAGAGTTGGCAAAACGCCATTTCACGACCGTAAGACAGTTAGAGCGCAATTTTAAAAAGTTCATTGGACTATCCCCAAAGGAATATTCAAATATTATTCGCTTTCAAAATGCTTTGGCCACAATTAAAAATTCAGATGAAAATCGGAGTTTAATTGATATTGCTTTTGAATGTGGCTACTATGACCATTCGCATCTTACCAATGAAATCAGACGAAACACAGGACTATCGCCATCACAATTCTAAAATTGTCGCATTTTTCCAAAAATACAAACTTTGTCTAAAGCTAACTTTGCCGAAACTTTTTTATGAAAATGCGAGAAATATCACTTTTCATTGCAATGAGCCTGGACGGTTATATTGCAAAACCTAATGACGACCTTTCGTTCTTGAAACTCGTTGAAAAAGCAGGAGAAGACTATGGTTATGAAGAATTTACAGATACAATTGACGTATTGATTGTTGGTAGAAAAACCTACGATTACGTACTTAAAAACGTCGGTTTATCTCATTACGACAATGGAAAACGGGATGTTTATGTCATTACAAGAACGGAAAGACCACAAGCAGGTAGAACAACTTTTTATACAGGGAGCTTGCTTGAATTAGTTAGACGGCTGAAATCCGAAAAAGGTAAAAATATATATTGTGACGGAGGAGCGGAAGTAATAAATGAATTATTGAAGTACGATTTGATAGACAATTTTATCATTTCGATAATCCCCGTTTTATTGGGTAATGGAACCAGACTTTTTAAAGACAGCAGACCAGAACAAACACTTGACTTTGTAGAAGTCAAAACGTATGAAACAGGATTGACACAATTGCATTACAAACGAAAAAAGTAAAAACCATAATAAAATTAAAGGCATTAACTTTTTAAGAAGTTTACACACCGCTAAAGAACTAAAAGGCAGCAATAAAAGGCAGACTAAGGCCGCTTGCCTAAGTTGCAATAGTTCCGATTTGATGAACAGTCGGGTAAAAATATCAGGCAGCTGGCGGTATGCCGACCAACTTTCGTTTCATTTGCAGAAAAGGATATCCAGCCCGAATTGACTGCAGTGGTTACTTCGATCGAAATCAATGCCACACCGGAGACAGTCTGGAAAAATGTGGTGGAGTTTCCGGCGTTGCAGGCACCCACAGAATATATAATTAAAGCAGGCATCGCGTATCCGGTAATGCGAACATTCAGGGCTCGGGTGTCGGCGCCATCCGATATTGCAATTTCAACACGGGAAGTTTGTTGAACCCATCACGGTCTGGGACGCGCCACGTTTGCTGAAGTCCGATGTGCTGGCGCAACCTGCCCCCATGAAGGAAATCAGCTTCTGGGATCTCGACGCTCCGCATTTGCATGATTACTTCATCTCCAAATGCGGGCAATTCAAATTGACCGCACGTCCCCAACGGACGTACCCTACTGGAAGGTACTACCTGGTATTATCACAACATACGACCTGCAACATACTGGAGGCCCTGGAGCAATTTTATCATCCATGAGATTCATGGCAGGGTGCTTAGGCATATTAAAGTGAACGCGGAAGGAACCCGTTAGAACGATCTATTCAATATGGACTGGCTATCGTCGAAAACAGCGATCACATCAAGTGGATTCATAAAGTTAAAACTCCTTTCGAGGGCCGAATCACTACATAACAACCACCCTGACGCTGCGTGACAAAGACTGCGGAGCCGGACGGAAGGTGGACTTGATGCGGATGTAATGCGGAAATGAAGAGGGATTGCAAAACAACAGGCAGGGTGTAATAAAATGAGTTAAGGGCGCCTACAGCCCATAAAAATCCCCCCGGAGGCAAGCTCGCAGGAGAATTAGGGGTTATGAAATAATTTGAAAATGAAATCCTCACTACAGAATCTACCCGTTACGGCACTACCTTACTCCCGCTGAACGGTAACTTGATCTGCGAGAACAGGCACCATTGCACAGGGAACCACGCATAACGGGCGGGCATGTTGTACGGCAACCTGCACTTTAGGCGCTACGTTCTTCGACTGCCACAATATCCGCAGCCTTACACCGCCGGTTCAGCAGCACCTTGTCCCCCACAAATAGCCTGACCTGCAGGGTTATCACCAGCGTGCCTTTGCCTGTAACCTCAACAAGCACCCGGGCGGCCGGGAAAAGAACATCCCGTTATCAGTGCAGGGATTGAAGCGAAAACCCGTTAATCCGGAGTGGTTGTTCTGCCCCGCATGCACGATAGCACTGTTCAGCCGGTTTACCAGGCTGCCGTCGCAATCGTTGTCGAGATCGGGAGTGACGGCGCTGCGGATAAGCGCTCCTTTGCGGCTCGCCGCACCAAACCATTGCGCGGCACGACGGCTACCCGCCGTCTGCCGGACCCGCTTCGGACAAGTGCGCAGATAATGCCTGCCGTTCCGGGTGTAGGCAATTACATTGCCCAACCTGCCGATAAAAGTGATCAAAGAATTCAGGATTGCAGATTTTGTGTTATGGAATATACTCAAGCCAGAGCGACCCGATCTGGCGGGGCATTGCACCATTTCTAATGCCCCTTCACGGCTTGTTGCGAATACGCAAATGCTGACGGCCTTGCTATTGAAGCATCTCTAATGGAACCATAATCAAAGTTAGAAGTCTTCGAAATATGCTATATCACCGCCTCGCATATCACTCCCCCGGCAGCAACCCCGGATTATACACCACCTCCCACAGGTGCCCATCCAAATCCATGAAGTAGCCGGAATAACCACCCCAGAACGTTTCCTGCGCCGGCTTAACCACCCTCGCGCCCGCGGCCTCCGCTTGCTGTATCACTTTATCCACCTCCTCACGTGAGTTAACATTATGCCCGATCGTGAACTCCATGGAAGATGGCGCCTGCTCCGGCAAACCGCAATCCTCCGACAAACTCTTCCTGGGCCAGATCGCCAGCTTCAAACCTCCCTGCAGATCGAAAAACGCCACTGCGCCATGCTCGAACTCCTGACCTATCATCCCCGCCGACGGCAACCCCAAACCTTCATGATAAAACCTAAACGACCGCTCGAGGTCGCTGACGCAAATGGTAAGAACTGAAATACCTGGTTTCATTGTTTTCGATATTTAATCAATCCATCTTCTTCACCAATTCCTCATACACCGCAATCAAATGCGTCCGCACCGAATCCGGGGTAGGGCTTTCCTTCCTGTTGGCCAGCAGCGTGATGGAACCCGATGGCAATGCAGGCATGTGACAATCGATACAATTCTGTTGCAGGACCGCCGATGGCTTGCCCGTATGCTTGCAGAATTGCGGAGATTCAGGCTCGTGGCAGGTCATGCAGCGCTGCGAGAACGTCTGCATATTGGTGCGCTCCGTCACGTGGGGGTTGTGGCAGGATGAGCAATTCATCGTTTTGCTTTGCAGGAAACACTGGCTGGCGGCCAGCAACTGCATCTGGTTACCGTGAACGTCCAGCTGGGTGGGCTTCTGCGGAAAAGGAACCGTCGGGATGATGAAGTCGGACAGCTTATCCCCGGGCTTGAATGTGAAAGCAGGTTTGTATAAAGGCTTCAGGCCGGAATGGCAAAGCGCGCAGGCATCCAGGCGCTGAATACGGCTGAGCGTATCCATCAGGGTGATGTGATGAGGCTCCTTTGCAGCAGGGTTTTCCGTATGAAAATCGACGTGCGCCGCTGCGGGACCGTGACACCGCTGGCAATCGATCCCCGCGATCATCTCACGCTTCGCGAACTTCTCGGTGATGGTTACTCCTTTCACTTCTTCCCGCACCTTCACCATCGAACTATGACAACCGAAACAGGTGCTGGGAATCACCCGGTCGAACTTAGGATGGTCCGCCGGGAAACCCGGACTGTTCGCCCAGCCATCCGCCGGCACGAACCAGGATATTGGCAACTGGAAATATTGTTCATTCCGCCAGTATAAAAAAGTCTGCGCCTTCCGCCCAGAGCCGAACACCACGTCAAACGGGTACCGCGCCGCTTCTTTCCCATCCACCATCACCTTCTGAAATAATTCCTCCCCCTGCTTCTCCATCACCACATCCGCCCTGCCCGCAAAGTGAAACACATTGCCCGGCGCATTAAAATTCCCCTTTACCGTACCCCCTCCCGCCACCGCGGACGAATGCGCATGCGCCGTGGAAGCATAACTATCATAAACTGCCTTGTGGCATTGCGCACACGATGCCGCATCCGCAAACGCATTGCCCCGTGGGTCAGCAGCGGCAGCACTCCGGTTGGAGCACCGCGACAAAAGCCCCACCGCAACAGCGATGCATAGCATAAACAAAATCTGGCGTTTATTCATAACGGGGAAATTAACAGCGGGCTTCCTTATCCATGCCCATTCTTCCAATTTAATTAAAAATCAGTTGTTAATCTTACTTTTGAAGGAATTTAGCTCCCATGGAACAGATCCGACAATACTTCCATCAATTCACGCCGCTGTCGGATGCGGACTGGCTTTACTTTTCCTCGCGGCTGATACCTGAATCCTTCCCGAAGAAATCCCTCGTCCTGTGCGCCGGACAAACCGAAAATTACCTTTCATTTATCGCGGAAGGGCTCGTGCGTTTCTTCATTCCCGGCGATGAAGAAAACGACGTCACATTCAGCTTCTCCTTTGCCGGAGACTTCGTATCCGCCTACGATTCATTCCTCACCCGCCAACCTTCCACCTACCACGTTGAAACGTTGACCGACACTGTGCTGCTGCGCGTGTCTTACACCGATCTCCAGGATATTTACCAAAACACCGCCGCGGGTAATATCATTGGCCGGCATGCCGGGGAAGGCCTCTATCTCACGCTGCTGCGCCGCGAGATCTCCCTTCTCCACGAAACGGCGGAACAACGGTACGTCAAGCTGCTGACGGATCAGCCCAAGCTCATTCGCGAAATCCCGCTCAAATACATCGCCTCTTATATCGGCATCACGCCGCAGGCGCTCAGCAGGATCCGCAAACGCATTGCAGGCATTTCTTAACCTGGGTTCATTGATTTCAACGTGTAAGGTTTGGAAATTTGCAGTAAAAAAAGATGGTCCCCGAAATCACATTACTCGCCGTTTCCCTGATCGCACTGCTGCTGCTGAAATGGAAACACAAGGAATTCAGGTTTGCACAAGCCGCCCGCATTGGAATGGCCGCCATGCTCTTTGTTACGGGTGGCGCCCATTTCGGATTTGCGAAAGGCATGGCGATGATGCTGCCGGATGCCATCCCATTTAAAATGGGCATCGTTTATTTCACCGGCATACTGGAAATCGCAGCCGGGACAGGACTGCTCATTCCGAAATTTGCGGCGCGCACGGGATGGTGGCTCATCGCGTTCTTCGTCTGCATCACACCGGCCAATATCTACGCGGCCCTGCACCACGTAAACCTGGAAACGGCCAGTTACGACGGAAACGGACCAGCGTACCTCTGGTTTCGCCTGCCTTTGCAGCTCGTATTTATCGGATGGGTATACTTTTCAGCCATCAGGCCTTCCACGGTGCCGCGGGTCGCCGGTCACTTGGTGTAAAGGGCGGGATTTAAGGCGGAAGGCGCCCACTGGCGCAGCATGTCGAGGATCTTCTTCTCATCATAGGAATCGGCGGATTCGAGGATGCCCGTGTTCTGCGTATGCAGGCGGTTGCCTTTGGCATCGAGGATCACAAGCACCGGGAAGCCGAAGCGCTGCGGAAAGCCAAGCTCTTTGAGGATATCAAGGTTCTTATTCTCCTTGCTGTAATTGAGGTGATACACGACGTAGTTGTTTTCCTGCGCCTGGGCGAGCTCGGGGTGATCGTTCACGAATTTATACAACCGCTTGCACCAAATGCACCAGTTGCCGCCGACCTGCAACAGCACGTGCTTTTTTTCCAGCGAAGCTTTTTGCAGCGCGGCTTTCAAATCCGCACGCGCGTCTGCCGAAGGATTGTAAATACTATCGAGGCTTTTATGTTGCGCCGATGCCGCACCAAAAGCGATAACGGCCATCATAATCAGTAAGAATTGTTTCATATACGAATCAGTGAACAGCTAATATAAGGTTTTTCAGGCCTTCTTGCTGTCGCGCTCCAGCCGCCGGAGCATTTTCTGCAGATCCGCTCCTTTACCCAAAACCGGCTTGAACAGATCGCCTTCGCTTTTGATCCGGTCCAGGGCGTTGTGGATGTTGAAATCGGTGATTTTCAGGCCTGGCTTTACTTCTTCCCAATGCAGGGGCATGGATACCGGGGCGCCGGGCTTGGGACGGAGAGAATAGGGCGCCGCCAGCGTGGCTTTCGGACGGTTTTGGAGATAATCGATGTATAATTTCCCTTTCCGGTTGCGTGTCATCCGCTCGATACTGGTATACCCCGGCAGCATTTCGTGCACTTTCGTGGCGATGATCTTCCCGAACAATTGGCATTCGTCGTAAGTATATTTTGCGTTCAGCGGGATGTAGATGTGAATGCCTGTGCTGCCGGAAGTCTTCGGATATCCCTTCACGCCCAACCCGTCGATCACTTCCTTTACCGCCAGCGCGGTTTCAATCACCTGCCGGAAGGTGTTTTTCTCCGAAGGATCGAGGTCGAGGCAACACCAGTCGGGATGATCAGGCGTTTGAATGGTGCTGTTCCAGGGATTCATCTCGATGGAACCGCTGTTTGCCATCCAGAGGATCGCGGCGGCGTCTTCGGGAACGAGAAAATTTTTGTCTTCCCCTTCGCTCGTTGTATACGGATATTGCCGCATCCAGTCGGGAGCGGTAGCGGTGACGTCTTTCTGATAAAAACTTTTCCCGGCGATGCCATTCGGGTAGCGGTTCATGGATTGCGGCCTGCCGGCGAGGTAGGGAAGGATGAAGGGCGCCACCTGATAGTAGTAGTTCAGCATGTCGCGCTTGGTGATCCTTTCCTTCGGCCAGTAGATTTTATCCAGGTTGGAAAATTTCAGTTCATGCCCGCTCACTTGCCGCACCTGCGAATCCGCCGAAGGGTTCAGCAACGTTTTACGGGATTTGGCCCCCGCGGGCGTCAGCGGCATCTTTACTTTCCTGCGAGGTTTTTCTTCTGTTACTTCGGACACGGCTGTTTCCTTTTCCGCTTTTACTTCACCGGCAGGCTTATCGTCGCGCAGCCCTTCGAATGACGGGTGCCGCATTACCCCGTCGGAGGTTATCTCCGTATAGTTCACCTCGCACACCAGCTCCGGTTTCAACCAGAAAGCCTCCGCTTTCGGAGGATTGGGGCGGAAACGGCTGGGCTTGTTGACGTCAGGTTCCTGCGTGAATGGCTGCCGCTTGCGCAGCAAGGGCTTGAATTTCTCCATAATCTCCTGTTGCTGCCGCACTGTAAACCCCGTCCCTACCTTCCCGGAATACACCAGTTTCCCGTTCTCCATAAATCCTACCAGCAACGCCGAGAAGGGCTTTTTACTGCCTTCATTCTTCGTATACCCGCCGATAACGGCTTCCTGCCGGCGCCCGGATTTAATCTTCAGCCAGTCGCGCGCCCGGTCGCCGGAGCGGTAAGTGCTGTTTTTCTCCTTGGCCATGATCCCCTCCAGTCCGAGCTCCTTCACCGCCTGCATGAACTCTTTCCCGGACGTGGCGTACCCCGGGCTACTGAGTATCGCGCCGGTTGCCGGGATCAG
Above is a genomic segment from Chitinophaga pollutisoli containing:
- a CDS encoding multiheme c-type cytochrome; the protein is MNKRQILFMLCIAVAVGLLSRCSNRSAAAADPRGNAFADAASCAQCHKAVYDSYASTAHAHSSAVAGGGTVKGNFNAPGNVFHFAGRADVVMEKQGEELFQKVMVDGKEAARYPFDVVFGSGRKAQTFLYWRNEQYFQLPISWFVPADGWANSPGFPADHPKFDRVIPSTCFGCHSSMVKVREEVKGVTITEKFAKREMIAGIDCQRCHGPAAAHVDFHTENPAAKEPHHITLMDTLSRIQRLDACALCHSGLKPLYKPAFTFKPGDKLSDFIIPTVPFPQKPTQLDVHGNQMQLLAASQCFLQSKTMNCSSCHNPHVTERTNMQTFSQRCMTCHEPESPQFCKHTGKPSAVLQQNCIDCHMPALPSGSITLLANRKESPTPDSVRTHLIAVYEELVKKMD
- the ligD gene encoding DNA ligase D; the protein is MARKASHTAIEERAPTPGALAGAADLRKQPAAARKKAVKPPGKLPAKVAALLKKAVKRPMDPNIRPMLATLVNEPPGSDEWIFEIKWDGYRSLAFMDKKATDLRSRNNKSFSQKFYPIQEALQAWGIRAVVDGEIVAVSDNGAANFGALQQWRSEADGELRYYVFDILWYDGHDLRDLPLTDRKTILEALIPATGAILSSPGYATSGKEFMQAVKELGLEGIMAKEKNSTYRSGDRARDWLKIKSGRRQEAVIGGYTKNEGSKKPFSALLVGFMENGKLVYSGKVGTGFTVRQQQEIMEKFKPLLRKRQPFTQEPDVNKPSRFRPNPPKAEAFWLKPELVCEVNYTEITSDGVMRHPSFEGLRDDKPAGEVKAEKETAVSEVTEEKPRRKVKMPLTPAGAKSRKTLLNPSADSQVRQVSGHELKFSNLDKIYWPKERITKRDMLNYYYQVAPFILPYLAGRPQSMNRYPNGIAGKSFYQKDVTATAPDWMRQYPYTTSEGEDKNFLVPEDAAAILWMANSGSIEMNPWNSTIQTPDHPDWCCLDLDPSEKNTFRQVIETALAVKEVIDGLGVKGYPKTSGSTGIHIYIPLNAKYTYDECQLFGKIIATKVHEMLPGYTSIERMTRNRKGKLYIDYLQNRPKATLAAPYSLRPKPGAPVSMPLHWEEVKPGLKITDFNIHNALDRIKSEGDLFKPVLGKGADLQKMLRRLERDSKKA
- a CDS encoding Crp/Fnr family transcriptional regulator, translated to MEQIRQYFHQFTPLSDADWLYFSSRLIPESFPKKSLVLCAGQTENYLSFIAEGLVRFFIPGDEENDVTFSFSFAGDFVSAYDSFLTRQPSTYHVETLTDTVLLRVSYTDLQDIYQNTAAGNIIGRHAGEGLYLTLLRREISLLHETAEQRYVKLLTDQPKLIREIPLKYIASYIGITPQALSRIRKRIAGIS
- a CDS encoding dihydrofolate reductase family protein, translated to MKMREISLFIAMSLDGYIAKPNDDLSFLKLVEKAGEDYGYEEFTDTIDVLIVGRKTYDYVLKNVGLSHYDNGKRDVYVITRTERPQAGRTTFYTGSLLELVRRLKSEKGKNIYCDGGAEVINELLKYDLIDNFIISIIPVLLGNGTRLFKDSRPEQTLDFVEVKTYETGLTQLHYKRKK
- a CDS encoding YceI family protein, yielding MTSRIWLLLPLAAAACQQAPKADKAAVSEPQAVMTPSDGHTLRLDTAACTLIWIGTKPTGEHKGSFQFQGGEIFVNDSTVTGGNFTINITSLRNLDLHAQPDMKRQLEDELKGGNFFDAGQYPTAKFEVTEVTPYHPAATDNSVLLKDATHMIRGNLTMKNATKNITFPAKIVMENGKVRAAANFNIDRTQWGMTYRADKSLQDKLINSVVNIQFELITR
- a CDS encoding long-chain fatty acid--CoA ligase — encoded protein: MHQPIRLFDVLAHQLEHFPKPDMLAAREEGVWKTYATAEVAALTARFAAGFLEMGVGGEPPGLEEQHKIAIISANRPEWIFTDLACQQAGAVLVPIYPTISAAELTFILNDSGARLLFVDDAEMYDKVKVLRHEVPLLSEIFSFDRIPGVRHWMDVPAAATPASETRLTDVRGTITPDTLATIIYTSGTTGTPKGVMLTHGNIMSNVEGCLPILPVDEHSRALSFLPLNHIFERMVTYVYFTAGVSVYYAESLETIADNLREVQPGIFTTVPRVLEKLFEKIMARGHALSGFQRAIFFWALRVGSQYEINKPLSPWYRLELTLANRLVFNKWREALGGKIRCIVTGAAACQIRLLKLFTAAGLPVLEGYGLTETSPVISVNGKAPRDRMFGTVGPVIANVEVKLADDGEILVRGPSVTSGYYKRPDLTAEAFRDGWFHTGDIGVMLFQKYLKITDRKKELFKTSGGKFVAPQPIENKFRESPFIEQIMVVGADRKYTSALIVPNFENLRAWARDQGVDYPSNETGLKDPKVKALYREAVNRYNQYFNHIEQIKKFELMPREWTIDGGEMTPTLKLKRRVIQEKYRDSIERLYA
- a CDS encoding thioredoxin family protein, whose protein sequence is MKQFLLIMMAVIAFGAASAQHKSLDSIYNPSADARADLKAALQKASLEKKHVLLQVGGNWCIWCKRLYKFVNDHPELAQAQENNYVVYHLNYSKENKNLDILKELGFPQRFGFPVLVILDAKGNRLHTQNTGILESADSYDEKKILDMLRQWAPSALNPALYTK
- a CDS encoding helix-turn-helix transcriptional regulator, which gives rise to MAKRHFTTVRQLERNFKKFIGLSPKEYSNIIRFQNALATIKNSDENRSLIDIAFECGYYDHSHLTNEIRRNTGLSPSQF
- a CDS encoding 2TM domain-containing protein, with translation MENQQQRDNRLWRIAKARAAFRTHLSAYLIVNGFLWAIWYLTSDKGNDTPWPVWPMLGWGLALAFNYYFAFESDPFRDTMREYDKLQQEKQQRGL
- a CDS encoding VOC family protein, yielding MKPGISVLTICVSDLERSFRFYHEGLGLPSAGMIGQEFEHGAVAFFDLQGGLKLAIWPRKSLSEDCGLPEQAPSSMEFTIGHNVNSREEVDKVIQQAEAAGARVVKPAQETFWGGYSGYFMDLDGHLWEVVYNPGLLPGE
- a CDS encoding DUF6597 domain-containing transcriptional factor, giving the protein MEYIKKKPHNDLNPFIHFYWELKGNKVERQWERVFPDGCAGVLINLGNTCVTDNGSFSLDFGKTYVVGAMNSFKDSFINDDTHLLGVCLKPATFANFYAYASQNELTNDTIEFEKSNSFNIDKIFDSPFDYLNQFFSTD